CACCACAATAGCCTGCTGCGGGCAAAGGGTGGCGCAAACTCCACAGCCGTTGCATACCGCCTCGTCAATACGGGCCTTGCCATGTTCGGCATCCCAAATATTGGCCGGACAGGCAAATACTTTGCTGCAGAACCGACCGCAGCCGCAAGCGTCGCCAATGCATTTATCCCAATCCACATACACCCGGTTTTTCCGCTTGCCCTTCACCGCCGCCAAGGCGCAGGTGCGCCGCAATATCAGCACCCGTGGTCCGGACTGCTCCAGCATCTCGCATACCGCGTTTACAGTAGCGTCAACGTTATAGGGGTCGGAAATAGCATAGGGTATGTTCAACCCCCGGATAATATCTTCCATGGGCACGGTATCCGCCGGCTCGCCGGTGGCGGTTGTCCGCCGCCCCGGGTGGGGCTGGTGGCCGGTCATGGCGGTGGTTTCATTGTCCAGCACTACACACAAAAAGTTAGCACGGTTATAGCGGGCGTTAACCAGCGCAGGCACTGCGGCATGATAAAAGGTGGAGTCACCCACCACGGTAATTACAGGCTTATTGAACCCGAAGCGGTCCAGCTTGCCCAGTCCCCCGGCTATACCCACCCCGGCGCCCATGCAGTGCATGGTTTGCAATAAATAATAGCCCGTTCTGACAATTCCCAGAGTATAGCAGCCGATGTCCCCCAGCACGATTCCTTCCCGGCCGTCCAGTTCCAAAGCCGTACGAATAGCCCAGAAGGATGCCCGGTGCGGACACCCGGCACACAGGGCCAGTTCCCGGTCCGGCATCTTCTCGCCCAGCATCGCCTCGGCCTCCAGGGAAGTCAGCAACAGCGGATCAGCACGAGGTACGTCAAATATCTTAGCCAATGCATCGGCCAGCACATCCGGGTCCAGTTCTCCGATGCCCGCCCCCGCGGGACCGGCCACGTGCCCGCTCCGCTTGCCGTAAAACCTAACGCCGCCCAGTTCGCTCCAGTGCCCGGCCGCCAGGGCCATCACGTTATCCTCCACAAAGGGCTCCACTTCTTCGGCAAAAACCACTGCCGATGCTGTTTCCAGATAGCTGAGCAGCAGTTTTTCAGGCAGCGGCCAGGTGGTGCCCAGCTTTAGCACTCCCACACTGCCGGATAAACCCAGCATGTCCAACGCTTCCAAAGCATACATGACGCTCGGCCCGCTGGCAATGACCAGCCGGGCCGCTTCGGACGGCCCGGTATAGCTGTTAAAAGCCGAGTCACCGGCTGCATCGACCGCCCGGGATAGCTTCTGTTCAAGCTGGGCGTGCATTCTAATGGAAAAGGTAATTACCCGGTCATGACGGCCAAAAACAGGCCGGCGCTCGGGACGGGCTATTTCCTCCAATTTCACGTCTCCACTGGCGTGGCAAACACGGGTGACGCAGCGCACCACTACAGGTAATTTTAGCTGTTCGGACAAAGCAAACGCTTCCCTGGTCATATCCTTGGCTTCCTGCACCGAGGACGGTTCCAATATGGGTAAATGCAGCGCCTTGCAAAGATTGCGGGAATCCTCCTCACGCACGCTGGAATGGGCCGCGGGGTCATCACCCACCAAAATAACCATTCCGCCCCGAGTGCCCGATATAGCCAGAGCGCCGGCAAAATCCAGGGCCACATTAAGACCGTCGGCTTTCATAACTACCAGAGAGCGCAATCCGGTGAAGGAGGCGGCGGCCGCCCCTTCCATGGCCACTTTTTCATTAACCGACCATTCCACATATAAATTGAACTGCCCGGCTACTTTGGCCAGAGTGCCCAGCACCTCCGCAGTGGGTGAACCCGGGTAAGATGCCGCGTAAGCCACTCCGGCTTCCAGGGCGCCCCGGGCAAGGGATTCGTTGCCGGTCAGGGCCACTCGCACCCCGGGCTGTTCCTTACATACTCCCATAATAGTCACTGGCTGACACCTCCCCACTGTTCTTCCAATTGCCGGCGATATTCCTCCGGCACCACCGGGCAGCCCGGCCGGCCCGATTGATAATCGTCACTTGCCAGCACCCGCATTTTTTTATTCAATGTGGCCCGTCTTAACACAGGCAACCTCCGGGCCGGATAATCCTTAATTTCAATAATATTTTTATCCAGAGCCAGGTCGAGCAAACGACGCCCCTTGTCCGAGCGGACCAGCAGAGTGTTCCAGGCACGATCATACTCCGTAGCCCCCACCGCGATATCCGCCCACTCGGAGGTGGGGTCCAGGCACAGGTTGCAGGCTTTGTGTATATATGGGCGCAAATCATCCATGGACCAGTGATAACTGCCGGCGCTGGTTTCTACCACCGGACCGTCCTCGGGAATATCCATTTTGACAACCTGCTCACCCTTAACCTGTCCGGCTAGAAAGCCATAAAAATCCGGGGTTAAGGAGGCAAAACAAAACAACCCCAGTACCAACTCCACCGCGCCGGGCCTGTTAAACTGCGCCCCCGGCAGGCCGCCTTGCTGCATTTTACGCACCGCCGCCACCTGGCAGGGCCGCCCCACCACGCCCAATCCGGTCAAGCCATCGCGCACCGCCCGGTTCAGCTCCGCCAGGGTGGGCACGCCTACATATTTGGATCCGGCACAAGCGTGAACCTCACCGGATGTACGAGCCAGTACCGGATAAGGGTTGTCCGCCTCTCCGCCGGTAAGCACCGCCCCGGTAATCAATCCCCGCTGCAAGGCCAGTGACGCCAGCGCCGTAGTCACCCCGCCGTATTGGGCACCGGGAGCTTTATCGCCCAGTGCCCGGGCAAAATAAATGCCCTGCAGCACTCCCAGGGCTTGGTCTTCCCTTTTCCGGCCAAACACTGCCAGATCCATCTTCTCCACGTCCAGCCCGGTTTTGGGACAAACACTGTAGCAAGTGCCCTCGTCCAGCCCGCAATGGTATATAACCCTCACCCGATCCCGCCTGGTTTTAATATATGGGCACAAACCCACGCACAGGCCACAGACAGAGCATAAATCGCCAGATAATATATCGTTTTTCAGCCGTTCCTGACCCGGCACGACAATACCCCCAATCAGTTAATTAATATAGACATTATATCATTACTCATCAAGTTATAATCATGGGCATAACTACATCTCACCCATTGACTCAATAAAAGCCCTGACCAACGCAGGATCAAACTGTGTCCCGGCGCATCTTTGCAGTTCCGCCAAGGCCTCATCACTGCTTATAGCCTTACGGTAGGGACGGTCACTGGTCATGGCATCATAGGCGTCGGCTATGGCCAGCATGCGACAGGCCAGCGGAATTTCCTCACCCTTTAATCCCAAAGGGTATCCCCCCCCATTCCACCATTCATGATGACTTAGTATCCATTCGGCAATAGGTCCCAAATCCGGGGAGGATAGCGCAATGCGGTGACCTATTTCACAGTGCCGCTGCATCTGCTCGGCTTCCTCGCGGGTTAAAGGGTCCGGCTTAAATAATATGTTATCCGGAATACCCACTTTACCTATATCATGAAACTGAGCCAGCAGGCGCAGGTCGGTTACACTATGCTCCGGCATACCAATAAATCCGGCCATATTCGCCACCAGATCCTGCAGCCGGTCGGCGTGGCCTTCGGTAATAAAATCCCGGGCTTCCAGCGCTTTCATAAGTGTCTTTACAATAGCGCTGCGAACGCTTTGCTTATGGTGTAATTTCTCTCTATACATGTTATTGTCCGCTTCCTTGTATATATCTCTCCAGTTGACATTGCTTTTGTCGTTTACCGCAAAACCGATGGACATGCTCAGGGGCAATTCGGGGTCAGCGGCATTGTGTCCGGCAACAGCTTTCCGGATTCTTCCGCAGACACCTTCCACCGTTTTTTCGTCACTGTGGGGCAGCAGCACGGCAAATTCATCGCCGCCCATCCGGGCAACAATATCCCTCTTACGCAACGATTCTTTTATTACACCGGCGACCAGTTGAAGAAGCTTATCCCCGGTGTCGTGCCCCAGCGTATCGTTTACCAACTTAAGCCCGTCCACATCGCAAACTATCAGCCCCAGCGAATGCCGACCGGTTTCCAGACGGCGCATCTCCATCTCAAAATGAGCCCGGTTATAAAGACCAGTCAGGGAATCGTACAAACTAAAATATTTTAATTGTTCCTCCATCTCCTTGCGATCGGTAATATCCCTGGCAATCCCCTCCAGGGCAATTAAGACAGCACAATGATCGTATATGGGCACAATGCTGTGTTCAAGCCAAATTACCCGACCGTCTTTGTGTATCCACTGCATAGTTACATTTTCCCTTAATTGACATGTACCGGACATTAAATTATCAATTAAACACTGTGCATTTGCAGGCACCAATTTATAAATAACAGAAGGATCCGCATAATATTCTTCAGGAGTATAGCCGGTTAAAGAATATAACGCCGGGCTTACATACTCAAATTTAAAATCGGGTGCAAGTTGCAATCTATACACAACATCCCTGGCATTTTCAGCCAGCAATCTGAATCGCCCTTCGCTTTCCCGCAAGTTCTGCTGGGACTGTTCCAGAGCACCCAGCATAACGTTAATTGAATTGGCCAGAACACTCAATTCATCTTTGCCCGACACGATAACCCGAGCCGAAAAATCCCCGCTGTCACCAATGGCGTATACGCTGTTACTTAGATATTCCAACCGGCCTAATATAATCTTTTCTACAAGCTGCCAGACCACTACGCCAAAAATCAGGCCCGCAATTAATAAAGTTATGAAAACGTGAAGCAGGCTGGTTTCACCCTGCCTGTATATCTCTCTGGGCGTATTGACTTGCATGATAATACCGTTTTTATTGTAAATATCTTTTACCACGACATATCCCGCTATAGATAAATCATCCAGAGGCTTTACGTAATAGTTTTTTTTAGCGGACGCATTTTGCAGCTTTTCAATAACATCGTCCTGAACGGATCCATCCCGGAAGTCATTGAAGTTAATTAACAGGTTGGTTCTCTCAGATAGCTGCCGAATGGCCGTCTGATCAAGGAAACGCCCCATAATCAGCGAACCATGGGCAGGACCCTCATGGGCGCTGGTTAAAACAGGATATGAAGCAACCAGCATAGGACCTTCAGGAAGTATAATAATTCCCGCCCTGCCACCGTCTACACTCCAATGACTAACCAGTGTGCCGCATGCAGCAATATGCCGCTCCAACCCCTCGCTCAGGGGCGTTATTTTATTGATCTCCCAATTATAACCCTGCCCTGAAACAATATGTCCCGAATTATCAGCAAGTATCAACGCGTCAATTTGAAGATTTTGAAAAGTCCTGTCAGCTAAATTGGAATTTATATATTGTTCATTGTAATCATTCATAAAAGCATAGGTATCATCACATCCGGCCCAATCGCGGGCAACCATGGCCAAACTATCTATTTCACCTTGCAGTGCATTCAGGGCACGTTCAACATTTATGCGCGCATCCCTTTCCTCCAACTCGGCGAAACTGTTCATTAGTATTGCTTTATTTACCCAATACAGCATTAGCACTAAACCCAAAAATATTAAACATATATTAAGCATGGTCTTACTGCGTAATTTCATGAAAACGCAACCTCCAACGTTCTTTTAACATTCTAAGAGTCTTTAGCAACATATAATAATAGTTTCACTGAGGAGGAATAGCATAAATATTATCAATCAAGGATTTTACAATATAATCAAACCCGATAAATTATTTCTTAAAGTAAAAATAAATAGTTACCTAAAATTACCAGAGCATTAGATAAAAAAAAGATAAGCCGCAAAAATCCCTTACAGGATAGCTTATCTAAACAATACGACACTAATCTATTTAATTCCTCTTATTCCAACTTTTTTTACTATTTTATTACTTGCTTTATATCTAAAATCACTATCATATACATAGATAGCATACCGTTTGTGCGGCACCGGCAGAGAATGAAAATAGTTAGTTTGTCATTGCGAGCGCAGCAAAGCAATCCCAAACTCCAAAGCAAGTCCCCAAAGAAATGCGGGCTATAAAACGGAGCTTGCCACGTCGCTTCGCTCTTCGCAATGACGGACTTTAAGCGTTGCGGATTGCCAAAGGCAATTTAAAACCCCGCGTTATTTGGTGTTCTGGGGAAAGATATAACATCCCGGATATTGCTCATTCCCGTTAAATACATAATTAACCTCTCGAAACCAAGCCCAAAACCAGCATGTTTGGTACCGCCGTATTTTCTAATATCCAGGTACCACCAGTAATCTTCGGTATTAAGCCCCAACTCCGCCAACCTTTGCTCCAAATAATCCAGCCTTTCCTCCCTCTGGCTGCCACCAATTATTTCGCCCACCCCGGGAACCAGTAAATCCATCGCCGCCACCGTCTTTTGGTCGTTATTCATGCGCATGTAAAAAGCTTTAATCTCCTTGGGATAATCCGTAACAAAAACAGGCTTTTTAAAATGCTTTTCCGCCAGGTAACGCTCATGTTCGGTTTGCAGGTCACATCCCCATTCCACGGGATATTCAAAATTTACCCCGGAATGCTGAAGAATATCAACGGCCTCCGTGTAAGTGGCATGGCCAAAATCAGATTTTACTACGTTTTCCAAACGGGCCAGCAACGATTTATCAATAAACTTATTGAAAAATTGCACTTCCTCGGAAGCGTTCCCCAATACGTAACCGATAACATATTTCATCATCGCCTCGGCCAGGTTCATATCATCCTTTAAATCCGCGAAGGCTATTTCCGGCTCAATCATCCAAAATTCAGCGGCGTGTCTGGGGGTATTGGAATTTTCCGCTCTAAATGTAGGCCCAAAGGTATAAACATTACTAAATGCCAGGCAATATGTCTCCACTTCCAGCTGGCCGCTTACCGTCAAGTTGGTTTCCCGGCCAAAGAAATCTCTGGCAAAATCAACTTGGCCGGCTTCATTACGGGGAGTGTGATCAAAATCCAGTGTGGTTACCCTGAACATTTCCCCGGCTCCCTCGGCGTCACTGCCCGTAATCACAGGGGTGTGCACATAAACAAAGCCGCGCTCCTGGAAAAATTTATGAATAGCGTAGGCAACTATCGACCTGACTCTAAAGACAGCGGAAAAAGTATTGGTCCGGGGCCGCAAATGGGCTATGGTACGCAGGAATTCAAAGGTGTGTCTTTTCTTCTGCAATGGGTAATCCGGCGCGCAAATACCCACTATTTCTATATTCTCGGACTTTAATTCAAAAGGCTGCTTCGCCCCGGGAGATTCAACCAGCTCTCCTTCCACGGTAATGGCGGAACCGGTGACCAACTTTACCACTTCTTTATAGTTGCCCAGGTTTTCCTCAAAAACCACCTGCAAATTGTCAAAAAAAGTACCGTCATTAAGCTCAATAAAGCCAAAGGCCTTAGATGCCCTCACCGTTCTCACCCAGCCGTTGACCCTTATTCTCCGGCCCAAATACTTATCAGATTGCCTATAAAGCTCTCTTATTCTTACTGTTTGCATCTTTCTCACCTCTCCGCAAAGTACTTAGTATACTGACATAATGCTGCTCTTTAGTATTTCCCTGTTACCATATTACTACAATATATAGACTGAGCTGTATAAAAACCAAAATTTAAAAGGAGCTGTTGCCCAACGGGCTAAATAGTCCGTTGAGCAACAGCTTTTTATAAAGATATCGGATTATTATCGGCATAATGCGCTTAATTTAATTTTATAAAGGAAAGGAAGCATCGCTCACTACTTTAAGAAAGTAATTTCGCGACACTCCCTTTTTAATAGCGCCAGATTATGTTGGCAAATACACGGGTACTACTTCAGTGCGCATCATCACGATGATCAACTTTTTTTTGTTTATTGCCCATATCGGATAGCCCTTCCGCAAACTCGTAAAAAGGAATAAAACCGGCCTCGGTATTGTCCCTGTGTATCGGTACCTTCATATTGTTCAAGCCCTTATCCTTGTTTTTTATTTTTTTCAAGGGTTTCACCTCCTGTATTAGCAGTGTCAAAAACTCGGTCAATCAACCCCCGGTAAGTATTGGCATGTTTACATAATCACCAAGTCCGAAAATATAGCATTTAAAACGAACTGATTTTTATTTATTGCGGTATATCACATGCTCTAAAAACATAACCGCTATAACGCCCACCACAAAACCATTACCCAAAATTGGTCTTAGTGAAACAGGCAGTGTGTTTAACTCCTCCGCAGGGAAAAAGGAAACGACAATACCCAACATAATAGGCAAACCGATAATCAGCCCGCTGTCAAAATCAAATTCCATTGAGCCAAAGGCCATAAGCAAACCGGCCGCTATTTGCGAACACATAACATAAATAAGCACCGTACCAATAATTACTGAAGGTATGCTGTCCATAAACGCAATGGCCACGGGCAGAAAGGACAGCATTAACAGACCCAGGGCGGCGGGAATCAAAGTAAACCGTGAAGCACATCCGGTAGATGCTATCACCCCCGGACTGAGTGAAAAATTAACCGGCCCGACAACCCCCAGAAGACC
This genomic interval from Desulfoscipio sp. XC116 contains the following:
- a CDS encoding thiamine pyrophosphate-dependent enzyme gives rise to the protein MGVCKEQPGVRVALTGNESLARGALEAGVAYAASYPGSPTAEVLGTLAKVAGQFNLYVEWSVNEKVAMEGAAAASFTGLRSLVVMKADGLNVALDFAGALAISGTRGGMVILVGDDPAAHSSVREEDSRNLCKALHLPILEPSSVQEAKDMTREAFALSEQLKLPVVVRCVTRVCHASGDVKLEEIARPERRPVFGRHDRVITFSIRMHAQLEQKLSRAVDAAGDSAFNSYTGPSEAARLVIASGPSVMYALEALDMLGLSGSVGVLKLGTTWPLPEKLLLSYLETASAVVFAEEVEPFVEDNVMALAAGHWSELGGVRFYGKRSGHVAGPAGAGIGELDPDVLADALAKIFDVPRADPLLLTSLEAEAMLGEKMPDRELALCAGCPHRASFWAIRTALELDGREGIVLGDIGCYTLGIVRTGYYLLQTMHCMGAGVGIAGGLGKLDRFGFNKPVITVVGDSTFYHAAVPALVNARYNRANFLCVVLDNETTAMTGHQPHPGRRTTATGEPADTVPMEDIIRGLNIPYAISDPYNVDATVNAVCEMLEQSGPRVLILRRTCALAAVKGKRKNRVYVDWDKCIGDACGCGRFCSKVFACPANIWDAEHGKARIDEAVCNGCGVCATLCPQQAIVVEGTVE
- a CDS encoding Coenzyme F420 hydrogenase/dehydrogenase, beta subunit C-terminal domain, with translation MPGQERLKNDILSGDLCSVCGLCVGLCPYIKTRRDRVRVIYHCGLDEGTCYSVCPKTGLDVEKMDLAVFGRKREDQALGVLQGIYFARALGDKAPGAQYGGVTTALASLALQRGLITGAVLTGGEADNPYPVLARTSGEVHACAGSKYVGVPTLAELNRAVRDGLTGLGVVGRPCQVAAVRKMQQGGLPGAQFNRPGAVELVLGLFCFASLTPDFYGFLAGQVKGEQVVKMDIPEDGPVVETSAGSYHWSMDDLRPYIHKACNLCLDPTSEWADIAVGATEYDRAWNTLLVRSDKGRRLLDLALDKNIIEIKDYPARRLPVLRRATLNKKMRVLASDDYQSGRPGCPVVPEEYRRQLEEQWGGVSQ
- a CDS encoding diguanylate cyclase; this translates as MKLRSKTMLNICLIFLGLVLMLYWVNKAILMNSFAELEERDARINVERALNALQGEIDSLAMVARDWAGCDDTYAFMNDYNEQYINSNLADRTFQNLQIDALILADNSGHIVSGQGYNWEINKITPLSEGLERHIAACGTLVSHWSVDGGRAGIIILPEGPMLVASYPVLTSAHEGPAHGSLIMGRFLDQTAIRQLSERTNLLINFNDFRDGSVQDDVIEKLQNASAKKNYYVKPLDDLSIAGYVVVKDIYNKNGIIMQVNTPREIYRQGETSLLHVFITLLIAGLIFGVVVWQLVEKIILGRLEYLSNSVYAIGDSGDFSARVIVSGKDELSVLANSINVMLGALEQSQQNLRESEGRFRLLAENARDVVYRLQLAPDFKFEYVSPALYSLTGYTPEEYYADPSVIYKLVPANAQCLIDNLMSGTCQLRENVTMQWIHKDGRVIWLEHSIVPIYDHCAVLIALEGIARDITDRKEMEEQLKYFSLYDSLTGLYNRAHFEMEMRRLETGRHSLGLIVCDVDGLKLVNDTLGHDTGDKLLQLVAGVIKESLRKRDIVARMGGDEFAVLLPHSDEKTVEGVCGRIRKAVAGHNAADPELPLSMSIGFAVNDKSNVNWRDIYKEADNNMYREKLHHKQSVRSAIVKTLMKALEARDFITEGHADRLQDLVANMAGFIGMPEHSVTDLRLLAQFHDIGKVGIPDNILFKPDPLTREEAEQMQRHCEIGHRIALSSPDLGPIAEWILSHHEWWNGGGYPLGLKGEEIPLACRMLAIADAYDAMTSDRPYRKAISSDEALAELQRCAGTQFDPALVRAFIESMGEM
- the asnS gene encoding asparagine--tRNA ligase, whose product is MQTVRIRELYRQSDKYLGRRIRVNGWVRTVRASKAFGFIELNDGTFFDNLQVVFEENLGNYKEVVKLVTGSAITVEGELVESPGAKQPFELKSENIEIVGICAPDYPLQKKRHTFEFLRTIAHLRPRTNTFSAVFRVRSIVAYAIHKFFQERGFVYVHTPVITGSDAEGAGEMFRVTTLDFDHTPRNEAGQVDFARDFFGRETNLTVSGQLEVETYCLAFSNVYTFGPTFRAENSNTPRHAAEFWMIEPEIAFADLKDDMNLAEAMMKYVIGYVLGNASEEVQFFNKFIDKSLLARLENVVKSDFGHATYTEAVDILQHSGVNFEYPVEWGCDLQTEHERYLAEKHFKKPVFVTDYPKEIKAFYMRMNNDQKTVAAMDLLVPGVGEIIGGSQREERLDYLEQRLAELGLNTEDYWWYLDIRKYGGTKHAGFGLGFERLIMYLTGMSNIRDVISFPRTPNNAGF